The Miltoncostaea oceani genome includes a region encoding these proteins:
- a CDS encoding SDR family NAD(P)-dependent oxidoreductase gives MTDARVALVTGGARGIGREVCRALASEGMTVLLSARDGDRAAEAAAVLAGDGLDVRPLALDVTDPAGVAAAAAAVRDDPGRLDVLVNNAASFAPWDETPSAADLDGARELMEVNLFGAWRVTQALLPLLRESPSPRVVNVSSGAGTRADPISGLGAHGGAAVSYGVSKAALNALTTQMAAELAGTGVLVNAVCPGLTATSPGMEEMGARPVPEGAASVAWAATLPDDGPTGGLFRDGRIMPW, from the coding sequence GTGACGGACGCGCGTGTGGCCCTGGTGACGGGTGGGGCGAGGGGGATCGGCCGGGAGGTCTGCCGTGCGCTGGCCTCGGAGGGGATGACCGTGCTGCTGAGCGCCCGGGACGGCGACCGCGCCGCGGAGGCCGCCGCGGTGCTCGCGGGGGACGGGCTCGACGTGCGCCCGCTCGCCTTGGACGTGACCGACCCCGCCGGCGTCGCGGCCGCCGCCGCGGCGGTGCGGGACGACCCGGGGCGCCTGGACGTGCTCGTCAACAACGCGGCGTCCTTCGCCCCGTGGGACGAGACGCCGTCGGCGGCCGACCTCGACGGCGCCCGGGAGCTGATGGAGGTCAACCTGTTCGGCGCCTGGCGCGTCACCCAGGCGCTGCTGCCGCTGCTGCGCGAGAGCCCGTCGCCGCGGGTGGTGAACGTCTCGAGCGGGGCCGGCACCCGGGCCGACCCCATCTCGGGGCTCGGCGCGCACGGCGGCGCCGCGGTGTCCTACGGCGTGTCGAAGGCCGCCCTCAACGCGCTGACGACCCAGATGGCCGCCGAGCTCGCCGGGACGGGCGTGCTCGTCAACGCCGTCTGCCCCGGGCTGACGGCAACCTCGCCGGGGATGGAGGAGATGGGCGCCCGCCCCGTCCCCGAGGGCGCCGCGTCGGTGGCGTGGGCGGCGACGCTGCCCGACGACGGCCCGACGGGCGGGCTCTTCCGGGACGGGCGCATCATGCCCTGGTGA
- a CDS encoding sulfate/molybdate ABC transporter ATP-binding protein — protein MVRVAITVRGVNKAFGDYQALDDVSLAVPGGSLTALLGPSGSGKSTLLRVIAGLEQPDSGTVEISGEDATDVPVRKRGVGFVFQHYAAFKHMTVRDNIGFGLRIRKRGKGETRDRVDELLSLVQLDGMADRYPNQLSGGQRQRMALARALAVEPKVLLLDEPFGALDARVRKELRSWLRRLHEEVHQTTVLVTHDQEEAMEVADTIAVMDQGRIQQVGTPREIYENPVNEFVMTFVGPTTRMGEAFVRPHDIELRAESNGVTSPATVERLVHLGFEVRVELEREDGEKLSAQVTRDVADELGLEPGSSIFVRPTRERLFTETGAGI, from the coding sequence GTGGTTCGCGTGGCGATCACCGTTAGAGGCGTGAACAAGGCGTTCGGCGACTACCAGGCGCTGGACGACGTCAGCCTCGCGGTCCCCGGTGGGTCGCTCACGGCGCTCCTCGGTCCCTCGGGGTCCGGCAAGTCGACCCTGCTGCGGGTGATCGCGGGCCTCGAGCAGCCCGACTCGGGCACCGTCGAGATCTCCGGTGAGGACGCGACGGACGTGCCGGTCCGCAAGCGCGGCGTCGGCTTCGTGTTCCAGCACTACGCCGCCTTCAAGCACATGACGGTGCGGGACAACATCGGGTTCGGCCTGCGGATCCGCAAGCGGGGCAAGGGCGAGACGCGCGACCGCGTCGACGAGCTCCTGTCGCTGGTGCAGCTCGACGGCATGGCCGATCGCTACCCCAACCAGCTCTCCGGCGGCCAGCGGCAGCGCATGGCCCTCGCCCGGGCCCTCGCGGTCGAGCCGAAGGTGCTGCTGCTCGACGAGCCGTTCGGCGCCCTCGACGCCCGGGTCCGCAAGGAGCTGCGCAGCTGGCTGCGGCGCCTGCACGAGGAGGTCCACCAGACCACGGTCCTCGTCACCCACGACCAGGAGGAGGCCATGGAGGTGGCCGACACCATCGCGGTGATGGACCAGGGCCGCATCCAGCAGGTCGGCACGCCGCGGGAGATCTACGAGAACCCCGTCAACGAGTTCGTGATGACGTTCGTCGGCCCGACGACGCGCATGGGCGAGGCGTTCGTCCGGCCGCACGACATCGAGCTGCGCGCCGAGTCGAACGGGGTCACGTCCCCCGCGACCGTGGAGCGCCTCGTGCACCTCGGCTTCGAGGTGCGCGTCGAGCTGGAGCGCGAGGACGGCGAGAAGCTCTCGGCACAGGTCACCCGCGACGTCGCCGACGAGCTCGGCCTCGAGCCGGGGTCGTCGATCTTCGTGCGCCCCACCCGCGAGCGCCTCTTCACGGAGACCGGCGCCGGCATCTGA
- a CDS encoding sulfate ABC transporter permease: MPVSPPVASRASRIGLRTIALAYLFVLLMAPLGLVFYRAFENGFGPFWEAVTTDAALNALKLTIIITAIAVPLNAVFGVMAALILVRRRVPARPLVSALIDLPLALSPVVVGLCIILVWGPEDWLGQFAADAGVQVIFALPGMVLATVFVCLPFVVREVVPVLREVGTEQEEAASTLGATAPQTFWRITLPAIRWGVIYGVVLTTARALGEYGAVAVVSSRVSGQSETMTLFVKQQYDQLGSDAQIGAYGASVVLLILAITVVLLMNLLNRKGGGSRGDHR, from the coding sequence ATGCCCGTTAGCCCCCCCGTCGCCTCGCGCGCCAGCCGGATCGGCCTCCGCACGATCGCGCTCGCCTACCTCTTCGTCCTGCTGATGGCGCCGCTCGGCCTCGTCTTCTACCGCGCGTTCGAGAACGGCTTCGGGCCGTTCTGGGAGGCCGTCACGACCGACGCCGCCCTCAACGCCCTGAAGCTGACGATCATCATCACCGCGATCGCCGTCCCGCTGAACGCGGTCTTCGGCGTCATGGCCGCCCTGATCCTGGTGCGCCGGCGGGTCCCCGCCCGGCCGCTGGTGAGCGCGCTGATCGACCTGCCGCTGGCGCTGTCGCCCGTGGTCGTCGGCCTCTGCATCATCCTCGTCTGGGGCCCGGAGGACTGGCTCGGCCAGTTCGCCGCCGATGCCGGCGTCCAGGTGATCTTCGCCCTCCCCGGGATGGTGCTGGCGACGGTCTTCGTCTGCCTCCCCTTCGTGGTCCGCGAGGTCGTGCCGGTGCTGCGCGAGGTCGGGACCGAGCAGGAGGAGGCCGCCTCGACGCTCGGCGCCACCGCCCCGCAGACCTTCTGGCGCATCACCCTCCCCGCGATCCGATGGGGCGTGATCTACGGGGTCGTCCTAACGACGGCCCGGGCCCTCGGCGAGTACGGCGCCGTCGCGGTCGTCTCGAGCCGGGTCTCCGGCCAGAGCGAGACGATGACGCTCTTCGTGAAGCAGCAGTACGACCAGCTCGGCAGCGACGCCCAGATCGGCGCCTACGGGGCGTCGGTGGTGCTGCTGATCCTCGCGATCACGGTGGTGCTGCTCATGAACCTGCTCAACCGAAAGGGAGGTGGTTCGCGTGGCGATCACCGTTAG
- the cysT gene encoding sulfate ABC transporter permease subunit CysT: MAIPDRAGRFGAPLGIGVAVIYMSVIVLIPFAALIQGSFDNGLDGFWRTVTNERALTSLKLTVGVSLVVVAINAVMGTVIAWVLVRDRFPGKAIVNALIDLPFALPTIVAGVTLLAIYGPDSPVGVNLAFTRAGVCVALLLVTLPFVVRAVQPVLIEIDREMEEAAASLGATPTTIFRRIILPNLVPAILGGVGLAFARALGEFGSLVLIAGTLDTKVSSLYIIELIEGDRPGSAAAISVTLLAISLASLLLLSAAERWGSRHAR; this comes from the coding sequence GTGGCGATCCCCGACCGGGCGGGGCGCTTCGGCGCCCCGCTCGGCATCGGCGTCGCCGTCATCTACATGAGCGTGATCGTGCTGATCCCGTTCGCCGCCCTGATCCAGGGCTCGTTCGACAACGGCCTCGACGGCTTCTGGCGCACCGTCACCAACGAGCGCGCCCTGACCTCGCTGAAGCTCACCGTCGGCGTGTCGCTCGTCGTCGTCGCGATCAACGCCGTCATGGGCACCGTCATCGCCTGGGTGCTCGTCCGCGACCGGTTCCCCGGCAAGGCCATCGTCAACGCCCTCATCGACCTCCCGTTCGCGCTGCCGACCATCGTCGCCGGAGTGACCCTCCTCGCCATCTACGGGCCGGACAGCCCCGTCGGCGTGAACCTCGCGTTCACCCGCGCCGGCGTCTGCGTCGCCCTGCTGCTGGTGACCCTCCCGTTCGTCGTCCGCGCGGTCCAACCGGTCCTCATCGAGATCGACCGCGAGATGGAGGAGGCGGCCGCGTCGCTCGGCGCGACGCCGACCACCATCTTCCGCAGGATCATCCTCCCGAACCTCGTGCCCGCCATCCTCGGCGGCGTCGGCCTCGCGTTCGCGCGCGCCCTCGGCGAGTTCGGGTCGCTGGTGCTGATCGCCGGGACCCTCGACACGAAGGTGTCCTCGCTCTACATCATCGAGCTGATCGAGGGCGACCGGCCGGGCTCCGCCGCCGCGATCTCCGTGACGCTGCTGGCGATCTCGCTCGCGTCGCTGCTGCTGCTGTCCGCCGCCGAGCGGTGGGGGTCGCGCCATGCCCGTTAG
- a CDS encoding sulfate ABC transporter substrate-binding protein produces the protein MIVRHRFRWLAPLAIAAMSLAVVAGCGGDDDASAGTDGGGGDAKLTIAGYSVAREVYADLIPAFQATPEGEGVTFEESYGASGEQSRAVAAGLDADYVAFSLEPDITRLVDAGLVDADWNAGPERGMVSDSIVVFITRKGNPKGIRTWDDLTKDGVEVITPNPFTSGAAQWNIIAGYQAQIEQGRTPDEALQYVDDLFRNVPVQPASGREALQVFDSGQGDVLLSYENEAPAAQEAGQDVDFVIPDQTLLIENPGAVVNTSGNIEAAQAFVDFLHTEPAQKIFGEHGYRPTLESAAAEFDFPTPKALATIDGDLGGWTKVRAEFFDPEDGSITKIFQGQGIATE, from the coding sequence GTGATCGTACGACACAGATTCCGGTGGCTCGCCCCCCTCGCGATCGCGGCGATGTCCCTCGCCGTCGTCGCCGGCTGCGGCGGCGACGACGACGCCTCCGCCGGGACCGACGGTGGTGGCGGCGACGCGAAGCTGACGATCGCCGGCTACTCGGTCGCCCGCGAGGTGTACGCCGACCTGATCCCGGCCTTCCAGGCCACCCCCGAGGGCGAGGGCGTCACGTTCGAGGAGTCCTACGGGGCCTCCGGTGAGCAGAGCCGGGCCGTCGCGGCCGGACTCGACGCCGACTACGTCGCCTTCTCGCTCGAGCCCGACATCACCCGCCTGGTGGACGCCGGCCTGGTGGACGCCGACTGGAACGCCGGCCCCGAGCGCGGGATGGTCAGCGACTCGATCGTCGTGTTCATCACCCGCAAGGGCAACCCGAAGGGCATCAGGACCTGGGACGACCTGACGAAGGACGGCGTCGAGGTCATCACGCCGAACCCGTTCACGTCGGGCGCCGCGCAGTGGAACATCATCGCCGGCTACCAGGCGCAGATCGAGCAGGGCAGGACGCCCGACGAGGCGCTCCAGTACGTGGACGACCTGTTCCGCAACGTCCCCGTGCAGCCGGCGTCGGGCCGCGAGGCCCTGCAGGTGTTCGACTCCGGCCAGGGTGACGTCCTCCTCTCCTACGAGAACGAGGCCCCCGCCGCCCAGGAGGCCGGTCAGGACGTGGACTTCGTGATCCCCGACCAGACCCTGCTGATCGAGAACCCCGGCGCCGTGGTCAACACGTCCGGGAACATCGAGGCCGCGCAGGCCTTCGTGGACTTCCTGCACACCGAGCCCGCCCAGAAGATCTTCGGCGAGCACGGGTACCGCCCGACCCTCGAGTCGGCGGCGGCGGAGTTCGACTTCCCGACCCCGAAGGCCCTCGCCACGATCGACGGCGACCTCGGCGGCTGGACGAAGGTCCGCGCGGAGTTCTTCGACCCGGAGGACGGGTCGATCACGAAGATCTTCCAGGGCCAGGGTATTGCCACCGAGTAG
- a CDS encoding lyase family protein: MSGSDYLGAGGRLTGGPAPELVRAGYAHETSHGPRLGRWLSLADIAHAVALVEGGAVTGDDARGLLAGLLELDAIDPAAFPWDPELGDAFNSREHQLKARVGAAAAGWLSAGRPRREAFRVALRLAARAGALDLRDAELDLAAALVGLADRHRDDLAADYTYLQPAQPTTIGHLLLAYAYPALRDAGRLAHVHGWLDASVAGVGGSAGSRWPLDRDRLAELLGHASLMTHAKDAMWQWDGYVELIGAVATAATHGSQLGQDLEILASQEFAALQLADRHSRASALMPQKRNPYALAVVRTQAGIAAGDLTAALVALHTGSARTDHFHLLNGSVPRLLDESVAVTRLLAEVVAGMEVHPARWERAAREGFTAAADVADVLAVEAGLDYRTAHHVVGRAVRDLVDAGLPPSELTPARLSAAAEASVGHPVAIGAQALADALDPALCARARLQTGSSAPGEVAAMIAACRAEIVDGRRVSAAARERAERAEADLRARARELATG; this comes from the coding sequence GTGAGCGGAAGCGACTACCTCGGCGCCGGCGGGCGCCTCACCGGGGGCCCGGCGCCCGAGCTCGTACGGGCCGGGTACGCGCACGAGACGTCCCACGGTCCGCGCCTCGGCCGGTGGCTGTCGCTCGCCGACATCGCCCACGCCGTCGCGCTCGTGGAGGGCGGCGCCGTCACCGGCGACGACGCGCGCGGGCTGCTGGCGGGCCTGCTGGAGCTCGACGCGATCGACCCGGCCGCCTTCCCGTGGGACCCGGAGCTCGGGGACGCCTTCAACTCCCGCGAGCACCAGCTCAAGGCGCGGGTCGGCGCCGCCGCGGCGGGCTGGCTGAGCGCGGGCCGCCCGCGCCGCGAGGCCTTCCGGGTCGCGCTGCGCCTCGCCGCCCGCGCCGGCGCGCTCGACCTGCGCGACGCCGAGCTCGACCTGGCCGCCGCGCTCGTCGGACTCGCCGACCGGCACCGCGACGACCTCGCCGCCGACTACACCTACCTCCAGCCGGCGCAGCCGACGACGATCGGGCACCTGCTGCTGGCGTACGCCTACCCGGCGCTGCGCGACGCCGGGCGGCTCGCGCACGTCCACGGGTGGCTCGACGCGAGCGTCGCCGGGGTCGGCGGCAGCGCCGGGTCGCGCTGGCCCCTCGACCGCGACCGGCTCGCGGAGCTGCTCGGGCACGCGTCGCTGATGACCCACGCCAAGGACGCGATGTGGCAGTGGGACGGCTACGTCGAGCTGATCGGCGCGGTCGCCACCGCCGCGACGCACGGCTCCCAGCTCGGGCAGGACCTCGAGATCCTCGCGAGCCAGGAGTTCGCGGCGCTCCAGCTCGCCGACCGGCACAGCCGCGCGAGCGCCCTGATGCCGCAGAAGCGCAACCCCTACGCGCTCGCGGTGGTCCGGACGCAGGCGGGCATCGCGGCGGGCGACCTGACGGCGGCCCTCGTGGCCCTGCACACCGGGTCGGCGCGCACCGACCACTTCCACCTGCTCAACGGCAGCGTCCCGCGGCTCCTCGACGAGTCGGTGGCGGTGACGCGGCTCCTCGCCGAGGTCGTGGCGGGGATGGAGGTGCACCCCGCCCGGTGGGAGCGCGCCGCGCGCGAGGGCTTCACGGCCGCCGCCGACGTGGCCGACGTCCTCGCCGTCGAGGCCGGCCTCGACTACCGCACGGCGCACCACGTCGTCGGCCGCGCCGTCCGCGACCTCGTCGATGCGGGGCTGCCCCCGTCGGAGCTGACGCCGGCCCGCCTGTCGGCCGCCGCCGAGGCGAGCGTCGGGCACCCCGTCGCGATCGGCGCGCAGGCGCTCGCCGACGCGCTCGACCCCGCCCTGTGCGCACGCGCCCGGCTCCAGACCGGCTCGTCCGCGCCCGGCGAGGTCGCCGCGATGATCGCCGCCTGCCGGGCGGAGATCGTCGACGGCCGGCGCGTCAGCGCGGCCGCACGGGAGCGGGCGGAGCGGGCGGAGGCGGACCTGCGCGCACGTGCGCGGGAGCTGGCGACGGGCTGA
- a CDS encoding ABC transporter ATP-binding protein: MTLVRVRDLGFTYGGAAAPALDGVDLDVAAGEVLVLEGPSGEGKSTLLRAMCGLVPHFHGGRVSGRVEVAGHDTLRTDPARICRIAGMVFQDPEGQAVLGAVDRDVAFGLECAGLAPEAIPARVRTALAMAGAGHLAGRAIGELSGGERQRVALAAVLAPGPRLLLLDEPTSQLDDDAARDLMRTLRRLADEAGAAVVVAEHRADRARDIADRVLAVRRGRIADAGPAAPPAPAAGTPRPPGDVRARLVDVVAGHPGRPVLAGVGLELRAGEVTVVRGPNGCGKSTLMRVLAGLHAPGAGRVELEGRDVTARGPEGRFPGIGLVGQDPGRHLLTERVDDEVGLALRALGVPAAERDARVAEALRDMDLGSLAARHPLDLSVGQRERVALAAVLVARPGVIALDEPTRGMDPAGRAALAELLRARAADGAAVLVATHDGGFARAVGDRSLALADGALHADVPAGVA, translated from the coding sequence GTGACGCTCGTCCGCGTCCGCGACCTCGGCTTCACCTACGGCGGCGCGGCCGCGCCCGCGCTCGACGGCGTCGACCTCGACGTCGCGGCGGGCGAGGTGCTGGTGCTGGAGGGGCCCTCCGGGGAGGGCAAGTCCACGCTGCTGCGGGCGATGTGCGGCCTGGTCCCCCACTTCCACGGCGGCCGCGTGTCCGGCCGGGTCGAGGTGGCGGGGCACGACACGCTGCGCACCGACCCGGCCCGCATCTGCCGGATCGCCGGGATGGTCTTCCAGGACCCCGAGGGCCAGGCGGTGCTCGGCGCCGTCGACCGCGACGTCGCGTTCGGGCTGGAGTGCGCCGGGCTCGCGCCGGAGGCGATCCCGGCCCGGGTGCGGACGGCGCTCGCCATGGCGGGGGCCGGGCACCTCGCGGGCCGGGCGATCGGCGAGCTCTCGGGCGGGGAGCGCCAGCGGGTCGCCCTCGCGGCCGTGCTCGCCCCCGGCCCGCGGCTGCTGCTGCTGGACGAGCCGACGTCCCAGCTCGACGACGACGCCGCGCGGGACCTGATGCGGACCCTGCGGCGACTCGCCGACGAGGCCGGCGCGGCCGTCGTCGTGGCCGAGCACCGCGCCGACCGGGCGCGCGACATCGCCGACCGGGTCCTCGCGGTCCGCCGCGGCCGCATCGCGGACGCCGGCCCGGCGGCGCCCCCGGCCCCCGCCGCCGGCACGCCGCGCCCGCCGGGGGACGTGCGCGCGCGCCTCGTGGACGTCGTGGCCGGCCACCCCGGCCGTCCCGTCCTCGCGGGGGTCGGCCTGGAGCTGCGGGCCGGCGAGGTGACGGTGGTCCGCGGCCCGAACGGGTGCGGCAAGTCGACGCTGATGCGGGTCCTCGCGGGCCTGCACGCGCCGGGGGCCGGCCGGGTCGAGCTGGAGGGCCGCGACGTCACGGCGCGGGGACCGGAGGGGCGGTTCCCCGGCATCGGCCTCGTCGGCCAGGACCCGGGGCGGCACCTCCTGACCGAGCGGGTCGACGACGAGGTCGGCCTCGCGCTGCGCGCCCTCGGGGTGCCCGCCGCCGAGCGGGACGCGCGCGTGGCGGAGGCGCTGCGCGACATGGACCTCGGTTCCCTCGCCGCCCGCCACCCCCTCGACCTGTCGGTGGGGCAGCGGGAGCGCGTCGCCCTCGCCGCGGTGCTCGTCGCGCGCCCCGGCGTGATCGCCCTCGACGAGCCCACCCGCGGGATGGACCCGGCGGGCCGCGCGGCGCTCGCGGAGCTGCTGCGCGCCCGGGCGGCCGACGGGGCGGCCGTGCTGGTCGCGACCCACGACGGCGGGTTCGCCCGGGCCGTCGGCGACCGCTCTCTGGCGCTCGCGGACGGCGCACTGCACGCCGACGTGCCGGCGGGTGTCGCGTGA
- a CDS encoding energy-coupling factor transporter transmembrane component T family protein, producing the protein MRRAPGPLVVLGAAAGVIAFADDNPLVLAAVAAGALVLAAAAPVRPNRLFLLGGLVSGLGLALMNPFVSAEGDLIVWQGPEVALIDLEVTVEEIVAGLAIGLRLFAVAVLVGAVLAHIDPDRLQAQVARVAPRSALVCALAARLMPTLERDARAISEAARLRGVALAEGRWTTRARRAAPLALPLLASSMERGLDVAEAMTARGYGAGGRTRLAEPPWGAAERAVAGIGAALAVLAAAAITLDLGAYTFYPTLTSPLTAGAAALAAGALGGMAAAAWVLRR; encoded by the coding sequence GTGAGGCGGGCGCCCGGCCCGCTCGTGGTCCTCGGCGCCGCCGCCGGGGTGATCGCCTTCGCCGACGACAACCCCCTGGTGCTGGCGGCCGTCGCGGCCGGCGCGCTCGTGCTCGCCGCCGCGGCGCCCGTGCGCCCGAACCGGCTGTTCCTGCTCGGGGGCCTCGTCAGCGGCCTCGGCCTCGCCCTGATGAACCCGTTCGTCTCGGCCGAGGGCGACCTGATCGTCTGGCAGGGCCCCGAGGTCGCGCTCATCGACCTCGAGGTGACCGTCGAGGAGATCGTCGCCGGCCTCGCCATCGGCCTGCGGCTGTTCGCGGTGGCGGTGCTGGTCGGGGCCGTGCTCGCCCACATCGACCCCGACCGCCTCCAGGCCCAGGTCGCCCGCGTCGCCCCCCGCTCCGCGCTCGTCTGCGCCCTCGCGGCCCGGCTGATGCCGACGCTGGAGCGCGACGCCCGGGCGATCTCGGAGGCGGCGCGCCTGCGCGGCGTCGCCCTCGCCGAGGGGCGGTGGACGACGCGCGCGCGCCGCGCCGCGCCCCTCGCCCTGCCGCTGCTGGCGTCGAGCATGGAGCGCGGCCTCGACGTCGCCGAGGCGATGACCGCCCGCGGCTACGGGGCGGGGGGGCGGACCCGGCTCGCCGAGCCGCCGTGGGGCGCCGCCGAGCGCGCGGTCGCCGGGATCGGGGCGGCCCTCGCCGTTCTCGCCGCCGCCGCGATCACCCTCGACCTCGGCGCGTACACCTTCTACCCGACCCTGACCTCCCCGCTGACCGCCGGCGCCGCCGCCCTCGCGGCGGGCGCGCTCGGGGGGATGGCGGCCGCCGCGTGGGTGCTGCGCCGGTGA
- a CDS encoding DUF4430 domain-containing protein, with protein MRGRWGAVAALLTATLAVAALALGCERRSQDAPAASAPAAALTATAGYGAEVLLDTRVAPGDSLMRALRGATDVDTAYGGGFVAGMLGRRSDAAATLDWFFFVDGVSSPVGAKDVRLRDGDVVWWDHRDWGALIDTPAVVGAWPRPLTRVAGRTPPVHADPPLRDALAAAGADVVDGDTPWRAVVGASDDLAAREPAWARALDDPEGAGLTVAIEDGRVTALAADGGPREPVPGARALVAAIPTGTDPADGVTVVVAGLDAAAARAAADTVAADPAVLLHRYAVAFDGTGRPLRAGGRAGP; from the coding sequence GTGCGAGGACGTTGGGGGGCTGTCGCGGCCCTGCTCACGGCGACCCTGGCGGTCGCCGCGCTCGCCCTCGGCTGCGAACGCCGCAGCCAGGACGCCCCGGCCGCGTCGGCGCCGGCGGCCGCCCTGACCGCCACCGCGGGCTACGGGGCCGAGGTGCTCCTCGACACCCGCGTCGCCCCCGGCGACTCGCTGATGCGCGCGCTCCGGGGCGCGACGGACGTCGACACCGCCTACGGGGGCGGCTTCGTCGCGGGGATGCTCGGCCGCCGCAGCGACGCCGCCGCGACGCTCGACTGGTTCTTCTTCGTCGACGGGGTGTCGTCGCCGGTGGGTGCGAAGGACGTGCGCCTGCGCGACGGCGACGTCGTGTGGTGGGACCACCGCGACTGGGGCGCGCTCATCGACACACCCGCCGTCGTCGGCGCGTGGCCGCGGCCCCTCACCCGGGTCGCGGGACGCACGCCGCCGGTGCACGCCGACCCGCCGCTGCGCGACGCCCTCGCGGCCGCCGGGGCCGACGTGGTCGACGGCGACACCCCGTGGCGTGCCGTGGTCGGCGCCAGCGACGACCTCGCCGCCCGGGAGCCGGCCTGGGCCCGCGCCCTGGACGACCCCGAGGGCGCGGGGCTGACCGTCGCGATCGAGGACGGGCGCGTCACCGCGCTCGCGGCGGACGGCGGCCCGCGGGAGCCCGTCCCCGGGGCACGCGCGCTGGTCGCGGCGATCCCGACCGGCACGGACCCCGCCGACGGGGTCACCGTCGTCGTGGCCGGCCTCGACGCGGCGGCCGCGCGGGCCGCCGCGGACACCGTCGCCGCCGACCCCGCCGTGCTGCTCCACCGCTACGCCGTCGCCTTCGACGGCACGGGCCGCCCCCTGCGGGCCGGCGGGCGGGCCGGCCCGTGA
- a CDS encoding tyrosine-type recombinase/integrase: MLSEDSPRPPLPSPITGADAAEPMSDDLLTPDEAAALVHASSSRAPTGLRNRALVAVMYRSGLRPGEALALLPGDVDLAAGTVAVPARKGGRPRTAGLDLTTRGLIAAWQARRTERGIDDDRPLFCTLAGEPIKAAYVRELLPRLARRAGIRKRVHPLALRYANAAELAEEGMPASMIDRHLGVAPVGAGRRYRRPVSEDDVVAAVAGRPWRL; encoded by the coding sequence GTGCTCTCCGAGGACAGTCCGCGCCCGCCCCTGCCGTCGCCGATCACCGGCGCCGACGCCGCCGAGCCCATGAGCGACGATCTGCTGACGCCCGACGAGGCGGCGGCGCTGGTGCACGCGTCCTCCTCGCGGGCCCCGACGGGCCTGCGCAACCGGGCGCTCGTGGCGGTGATGTACCGGTCGGGGCTGCGGCCCGGCGAGGCCCTCGCGCTGCTCCCCGGGGACGTCGACCTGGCCGCGGGCACCGTCGCCGTCCCCGCCCGCAAGGGGGGCCGGCCCCGCACGGCCGGGCTCGACCTGACCACCCGCGGTCTGATCGCCGCGTGGCAGGCGCGTCGCACCGAACGCGGCATCGACGACGACCGGCCGCTGTTCTGCACGCTCGCGGGGGAGCCGATCAAGGCCGCCTACGTCCGCGAGCTGCTGCCCCGGCTCGCGCGCCGGGCGGGGATCCGCAAGCGGGTCCACCCCCTCGCGTTGCGCTACGCCAACGCCGCCGAGCTCGCGGAGGAGGGGATGCCGGCGTCCATGATCGACCGCCACCTCGGCGTCGCCCCCGTCGGCGCGGGCCGCCGCTACCGCCGCCCGGTCAGCGAGGACGACGTCGTCGCCGCCGTCGCGGGACGCCCCTGGCGACTCTGA
- a CDS encoding RNA polymerase sigma factor: MPPETPSSELGRMADEDLLTLVERGDAEAFEVVYDRHSRVAFSLAFRLLGDRQAAEDLVQDAFLAVWRGAGGYAASRGSVRNWLLSILHNRGIDRLRTLGAMSRRQDALEQVELRRPDEPDAAALGIGRALAGTVREEMATLPPEQHEVLKLAYYGGFTHHEISEMLDLPLGTVKSRMRLGLERLRRGLGASEEVSA; the protein is encoded by the coding sequence ATGCCACCCGAAACCCCATCCTCGGAGCTCGGCCGCATGGCCGACGAGGACCTGCTCACGCTCGTGGAGCGGGGTGACGCCGAGGCCTTCGAGGTGGTGTACGACCGCCACTCCCGGGTGGCGTTCTCCCTCGCGTTCCGGCTCCTCGGCGACCGTCAGGCCGCCGAGGACCTGGTGCAGGACGCCTTCCTCGCCGTCTGGCGCGGCGCCGGCGGGTACGCGGCGTCCCGCGGCAGCGTCCGCAACTGGCTGCTGTCGATCCTGCACAACCGCGGCATCGACCGCCTCCGCACCCTCGGCGCCATGTCGCGGCGCCAGGACGCGCTCGAGCAGGTGGAGCTCCGCCGTCCCGACGAGCCCGACGCGGCGGCCCTCGGCATCGGCCGCGCCCTCGCCGGCACCGTCCGCGAGGAGATGGCGACGCTGCCGCCGGAGCAGCACGAGGTCCTGAAGCTCGCGTACTACGGGGGCTTCACCCACCACGAGATCTCGGAGATGCTGGACCTGCCTCTCGGGACCGTCAAGAGCCGGATGCGCCTGGGCCTGGAGCGCCTGCGACGCGGTCTCGGCGCCAGCGAGGAGGTGTCGGCATGA